One Acinetobacter pullicarnis genomic region harbors:
- a CDS encoding DEAD/DEAH box helicase: MRIDLKDVLNKLLNRKAPDRLDHHHNHSAITEHEIQSEAEIAQQQRCENILNYWLDIELFDLPECPFKNGKDILSEEADSFEQKIKQDLSEKVGLDPKILNEDSRLTIMFQCHKAGYIVAATDRHPNVIVPRTYLVAHSFVPSWDAEQGVMKWKLSAEQKDLIINLSTIRTIYRKCPPSTAHNMSLSEWIASRVEDIENILTTTFTDVENKDLFSTEALQMAIKRVNRILAKKFWPEQAAQAFMLQHCQAIDAQYDDYIGSTDKPVITPNNELTFRWRYCYYPEGNESQQLGPFFVKDLESCIAKVTAHGIDALSVPLQKYLLGSEQQYFVPEAVNQGEFFVPLSNRISFGRWPSHPQYGLSLLQTVAVNIAKEIKQNPVVAVNGPPGTGKTTLLKDIIADRFVQRTKLLLEYSRDPAQDSSDRDWFNNDDLHQQIMDFSLLVASSNNKAVENISKELPAQSSIDSIFNNQFQHFSAVAKSGDWGIFCAVLGNASNRKEFKNTLKKLVNHLKYLDDIYKLNPLLKKLKAESDIEKRASILSKHIHLWKKTQSIHAMLDDFKQCSNFKKHHDFFQAFSQALYKVADNQLDITDFIEHWKTLSENDWQAAITAIEDVKKQWFGKKIYLTHHQNKLETAKTEFDALFKRLHSSVNAAEQFILNPENTRTWELDPELHLTDPQAYQVDLSRVDASAVAKLKKERALQQRSPFSSMALNEVRSKLFAAALALNEAILESKAKAFEAYWDDLESLLDGTLESNEKIPHHQLLWSILFLFFPVVSTSLSSVENQFKLMQQAQGFGLAMLDEAGQAVNFHAVGLLQRCKQVIFVGDPIQLEPVVTIPYQIDKSIAEDYLPLSKQYAEKQWGDDFLVSNSSAQSLADQAGNYYALIGTRKVGIPLLVHRRCLEPMFSIANRIAYDNKMVSATSPNIVADLDFIASGWIHVEEQSAKLRGGGYANQAEADVALQLIQHLAEQQPAMLKGGVFIITPFTSMKKELVRAWNRIAKDECNHAWMMQAFGKAAANKKIADFCNDHIGTVHTFQGKEASTVIFCAAASEVRKKAGGIKWVNSKPNLLNVAVTRAKAHLFVLGNKNDWALGTLSSELQNGAMHYYESFEQLTQQQTIQYDRIEKQLLNFELAAPKATGFYFGG; the protein is encoded by the coding sequence ATGCGTATAGATTTAAAAGATGTTTTAAATAAACTCCTCAATCGAAAAGCGCCAGACCGACTAGATCATCATCATAATCATTCAGCCATCACTGAACATGAGATTCAATCTGAAGCAGAGATTGCTCAGCAACAACGTTGTGAAAATATTTTAAATTATTGGTTGGATATTGAACTCTTTGATTTACCTGAATGCCCATTTAAAAATGGCAAAGATATTTTAAGCGAAGAAGCCGATAGTTTTGAACAGAAAATAAAGCAAGACTTAAGTGAAAAAGTCGGGCTTGATCCAAAAATATTAAATGAAGATAGCCGCTTAACGATTATGTTTCAGTGTCATAAAGCCGGTTATATTGTGGCTGCGACAGATCGCCATCCAAATGTAATCGTGCCACGGACTTATCTGGTTGCACATAGCTTTGTACCGAGTTGGGATGCAGAGCAAGGCGTCATGAAATGGAAGTTGTCGGCAGAACAGAAAGATTTAATTATTAATCTATCCACCATTCGAACGATTTACCGAAAATGCCCACCCTCGACTGCCCATAATATGAGTTTGTCTGAATGGATTGCCTCACGGGTGGAGGATATTGAAAATATATTAACAACAACCTTTACTGATGTTGAAAATAAAGATTTATTCAGTACTGAAGCGCTGCAAATGGCGATCAAACGGGTAAATCGAATACTGGCAAAAAAGTTTTGGCCAGAGCAGGCAGCACAAGCGTTTATGTTGCAACATTGCCAAGCCATTGATGCACAGTATGATGATTATATTGGCAGTACCGATAAGCCTGTGATTACCCCGAATAATGAACTGACCTTTAGGTGGCGTTATTGCTATTACCCTGAGGGTAATGAGTCACAGCAGTTGGGGCCATTCTTTGTGAAAGATTTGGAAAGCTGTATCGCTAAAGTCACCGCGCATGGTATAGACGCTTTATCTGTCCCTTTGCAAAAGTATCTCTTGGGCAGTGAACAACAATACTTTGTACCAGAGGCCGTGAATCAAGGTGAATTTTTTGTTCCGCTGAGTAATCGTATTTCATTTGGGCGTTGGCCCAGTCACCCGCAGTATGGCTTGAGCTTATTACAGACAGTCGCTGTGAATATCGCCAAAGAAATTAAACAAAATCCAGTGGTGGCAGTTAATGGGCCACCAGGAACCGGTAAAACCACCTTACTTAAAGATATTATTGCAGATCGCTTTGTGCAAAGAACCAAGCTGTTGCTTGAGTATAGTCGCGACCCTGCGCAGGACTCATCAGATCGGGACTGGTTCAATAATGATGATTTGCACCAGCAGATTATGGATTTTAGCCTGCTGGTTGCTTCGAGTAACAATAAAGCAGTGGAGAATATCTCTAAGGAATTACCAGCACAATCGAGTATAGACAGCATTTTTAACAACCAGTTTCAGCATTTTAGTGCTGTGGCGAAGTCTGGTGATTGGGGAATATTCTGTGCGGTATTGGGGAATGCGTCTAACCGTAAGGAATTTAAGAACACCTTAAAAAAACTGGTGAATCATCTTAAGTATTTGGATGATATTTATAAGCTCAATCCCTTACTGAAAAAACTGAAAGCTGAAAGCGATATCGAAAAACGAGCCAGTATTCTTTCAAAACACATTCATCTTTGGAAAAAAACGCAAAGCATTCATGCAATGCTCGATGATTTTAAGCAATGTTCAAACTTTAAAAAACATCATGATTTCTTTCAGGCATTCAGTCAGGCACTGTATAAAGTAGCAGACAATCAGCTAGACATTACTGATTTTATCGAACATTGGAAAACCTTAAGTGAAAATGACTGGCAAGCTGCAATTACAGCGATCGAAGATGTCAAGAAGCAGTGGTTTGGTAAGAAGATATATCTAACCCATCACCAAAATAAATTGGAGACTGCCAAAACTGAATTCGACGCTTTATTTAAACGTCTGCATTCATCTGTAAATGCTGCTGAACAGTTTATTTTAAATCCTGAAAATACCCGAACATGGGAACTCGACCCAGAACTGCATTTAACTGATCCACAGGCTTATCAAGTTGACCTGTCTAGAGTAGATGCATCAGCAGTTGCCAAGCTTAAAAAAGAACGCGCTTTGCAGCAAAGATCGCCCTTTAGTTCGATGGCCTTAAATGAGGTCAGATCAAAACTATTTGCGGCAGCCTTGGCTTTAAATGAAGCCATTCTGGAATCAAAGGCAAAAGCATTTGAAGCGTATTGGGATGACTTAGAATCCTTATTAGATGGAACCCTCGAAAGTAATGAAAAGATTCCACATCATCAATTGCTGTGGAGCATTTTATTTTTATTCTTCCCCGTTGTGAGTACCTCGCTGTCGTCTGTAGAAAATCAATTTAAATTGATGCAACAGGCACAAGGTTTTGGTTTGGCGATGTTAGATGAAGCAGGGCAAGCGGTAAACTTTCATGCGGTGGGTTTATTACAGCGCTGCAAGCAAGTCATTTTTGTTGGTGATCCGATTCAACTGGAACCGGTAGTCACGATTCCATATCAAATTGATAAATCCATCGCTGAGGATTATCTACCGCTGTCTAAACAGTATGCGGAAAAACAGTGGGGTGATGATTTTCTGGTCTCGAATAGTTCAGCACAAAGCTTAGCGGATCAAGCCGGCAATTATTATGCGCTCATTGGAACGCGTAAAGTCGGGATTCCGCTGTTGGTACATCGCCGTTGTCTGGAACCAATGTTTTCAATTGCGAACCGTATTGCCTATGACAATAAAATGGTTTCAGCAACCAGCCCCAATATCGTGGCCGATTTAGATTTTATTGCCAGTGGTTGGATTCATGTTGAAGAACAGTCGGCTAAATTGCGTGGGGGTGGTTATGCCAATCAAGCCGAAGCTGATGTCGCACTGCAACTCATTCAACATTTGGCAGAACAGCAACCTGCAATGCTTAAAGGTGGGGTGTTTATTATTACGCCCTTTACCAGCATGAAAAAGGAACTGGTCCGTGCGTGGAATCGAATCGCAAAAGATGAATGTAATCATGCGTGGATGATGCAAGCTTTTGGTAAAGCAGCAGCCAATAAAAAAATAGCAGATTTTTGCAATGACCACATTGGTACTGTGCATACCTTCCAAGGCAAAGAAGCCTCGACCGTAATTTTCTGTGCAGCTGCCTCAGAAGTACGTAAAAAGGCGGGTGGTATTAAATGGGTTAACAGTAAACCCAATTTACTCAATGTCGCCGTGACACGAGCAAAGGCGCATTTATTTGTACTGGGAAATAAAAATGATTGGGCACTAGGTACGCTGTCTTCTGAATTACAAAATGGTGCGATGCATTATTATGAAAGTTTTGAGCAGCTCACCCAACAACAGACGATTCAATATGATCGGATTGAAAAGCAGCTATTAAATTTTGAATTGGCGGCACCCAAAGCAACCGGATTTTATTTTGGTGGCTGA
- a CDS encoding muconate/chloromuconate family cycloisomerase encodes MYKSIETILVDIPTIRPHKLSVTTMQTQTLVLVKITTEDGLVGWGEATTIGGLNYAEESPESVKTNIETYFAPLLKSLKGLNIAQTMQQLNKAINGNRFAKCAVQTALLDIQAKRLSLPLSELLGGRLRDRLPVLWTLASGDTAKDIAEAEKMIAAKRHNFFKLKIGANPWQQDVDHVIAIKKALGPDVSIRVDVNRAWSEQECIHGIQQLQDGGIDLIEQPCSIDQNDTLTRLTQRFDVAIMADEVLTGPVSAYRLAKQHAAGVFAVKIAQSGGLIEACEVATIAGLAGIDLYGGTMLEGPVGSIASAHAFSTFKSLAFGTELFGPLLLTEDILKTPLQYENFELVVPNTPGLGIEIDEDRIEQLRR; translated from the coding sequence ATGTATAAATCAATCGAGACCATCCTTGTAGATATTCCTACAATACGTCCACACAAACTTTCTGTGACGACGATGCAAACCCAAACCTTGGTGTTGGTCAAAATTACCACGGAAGACGGTCTGGTTGGTTGGGGAGAAGCCACCACGATTGGCGGTCTCAATTATGCAGAAGAAAGTCCTGAAAGTGTTAAGACCAATATTGAAACTTATTTTGCGCCCTTGCTCAAATCCCTAAAAGGATTGAACATTGCGCAAACCATGCAACAGCTCAATAAGGCGATTAATGGCAACCGCTTTGCTAAATGTGCGGTTCAAACCGCACTGCTGGATATTCAAGCCAAGCGTTTGTCATTGCCGCTCAGTGAATTGTTGGGTGGTCGTTTACGTGACCGTTTACCGGTACTTTGGACTTTAGCATCGGGTGATACAGCCAAAGATATCGCTGAAGCTGAGAAAATGATTGCAGCAAAACGCCATAACTTCTTTAAGTTGAAAATCGGTGCCAACCCTTGGCAACAAGACGTTGATCATGTGATTGCAATCAAGAAAGCCCTTGGCCCAGATGTCAGTATCCGTGTTGATGTAAACCGTGCATGGTCAGAGCAAGAATGCATCCATGGGATTCAGCAATTGCAAGATGGCGGCATTGACCTCATTGAACAGCCCTGCTCAATTGACCAAAATGATACCTTGACCCGTTTAACCCAGCGTTTCGATGTGGCGATTATGGCCGATGAAGTGCTGACGGGTCCGGTGAGTGCTTATCGTCTTGCCAAGCAACATGCTGCTGGTGTATTTGCGGTTAAAATCGCCCAATCTGGTGGTTTGATTGAAGCTTGTGAAGTGGCAACCATTGCTGGACTTGCTGGAATTGATCTGTACGGTGGCACCATGCTCGAAGGTCCAGTGGGCAGTATTGCTTCGGCACATGCCTTCTCTACCTTTAAAAGCTTGGCCTTCGGCACCGAATTATTTGGTCCGTTGTTGCTCACTGAAGATATTTTAAAAACCCCATTACAGTATGAAAATTTTGAGTTGGTGGTTCCAAATACCCCAGGACTCGGAATTGAAATTGATGAAGACCGTATCGAGCAATTACGCCGTTAA
- the catC gene encoding muconolactone Delta-isomerase → MLFHVRMDVHIPIDMPAEQANQIKTVEKAYSQDLQRQGKWRHIWRVTGQYSNISIFDVESNEELHNILQGLPLYPYMDIEVMPLNRHPSSVRDDDS, encoded by the coding sequence ATGTTGTTTCATGTTCGTATGGATGTTCACATTCCAATCGATATGCCAGCTGAACAGGCCAACCAAATTAAAACGGTTGAAAAAGCCTATTCACAAGATTTACAACGTCAAGGAAAATGGCGTCATATTTGGCGTGTTACTGGCCAATATTCAAACATCAGTATTTTTGATGTAGAAAGCAACGAAGAACTGCACAACATTTTGCAAGGCTTACCGCTTTATCCATACATGGATATTGAAGTTATGCCGCTTAATCGTCATCCTTCTTCTGTTCGTGACGATGACAGTTAA
- a CDS encoding alpha/beta fold hydrolase, protein MSFYAMPDGESLFVREIGQGQPVLILSGLGMQSWQWIPYLLPNLKNYRFIIPDWRGFGGSKHCKIPNDLNAIQSHWSDVECLIKQLALTDFILIAYSMGATTAMHGMQYAQLGEQLKAYLHIDQTPKIPSDANWPYGLFGKKYPKFMQLLQKMSDFLTEHQHLERIEQLETQPRQTLIKMWLRFIQLQGSNKLSPLLFKLALKRPKLQKHLLPMQRLDYLSWYIRNYLEHDQDYRQAITDLRCPTTFFIGERSSLYAAQGQIQIAQGLAQSQQIMFKHSGHTPLLTEPFKFSRELSSFLNQSH, encoded by the coding sequence ATGTCTTTCTATGCAATGCCAGATGGTGAATCTTTATTTGTTCGTGAAATTGGTCAGGGCCAACCAGTGCTGATCCTTTCAGGCCTCGGTATGCAAAGTTGGCAATGGATTCCTTATTTACTGCCAAATCTAAAGAATTATCGCTTTATTATTCCAGATTGGCGTGGTTTTGGTGGGTCCAAGCACTGTAAAATCCCGAATGACCTCAATGCCATTCAAAGCCATTGGTCTGATGTTGAGTGCTTGATCAAACAACTGGCCTTAACCGATTTTATTTTAATTGCCTATTCGATGGGCGCAACCACCGCCATGCATGGTATGCAATATGCCCAGCTTGGTGAGCAACTCAAAGCTTACTTACATATCGATCAGACCCCCAAAATTCCGAGTGATGCCAATTGGCCTTATGGCTTGTTCGGTAAAAAATATCCAAAATTTATGCAGTTGCTGCAAAAGATGTCGGATTTTCTGACTGAACATCAACATCTTGAACGGATTGAGCAACTTGAAACCCAGCCCCGTCAAACTCTGATTAAAATGTGGCTGCGCTTTATTCAGCTACAAGGCAGCAATAAACTCAGTCCATTGCTGTTTAAACTTGCGTTAAAACGACCGAAATTGCAAAAGCATCTTTTGCCCATGCAACGTCTAGATTATTTGTCGTGGTATATCCGTAATTACCTTGAACATGATCAAGATTATCGGCAAGCAATTACCGACTTACGCTGTCCAACCACCTTTTTTATTGGCGAGCGCTCCAGTTTGTATGCGGCACAAGGTCAAATCCAAATTGCCCAAGGCTTAGCACAGAGTCAGCAGATTATGTTTAAACATTCAGGACATACACCACTGTTGACGGAGCCTTTCAAGTTTAGCCGTGAGTTGAGCTCTTTTTTAAACCAAAGCCATTAA
- a CDS encoding LysR family transcriptional regulator yields MELRHLRYFVAVVEEQSFTKAAERLFIAQPPLSRQIQNLEQELGTQLFERGSRPLQTTAAGHFFYQHATKLLANAEEIKSMTQRVGSTDRVVRIGFVSSLLYGLLPRIIYFYRQQYPQLKVEVLEISTKDQIQALKEGKIDVGFGRLRISDPAVRRILLREERLSIAVRNSHPLSQHQQGIFLADIADESQFFYPTTSKPNFSNQVQALYSEHGLAPKYTQEVRDIQVALGLVAAGEGICIVPESASKVQMPHVSYIPLMDADAISPIFLAMRGLEPSDDIRALFGCIYQIYDLEGVKYDREAVRHFF; encoded by the coding sequence ATGGAACTTCGTCATTTACGTTATTTTGTTGCAGTCGTCGAAGAGCAGAGCTTTACCAAAGCGGCTGAGCGGCTTTTTATTGCACAACCGCCTTTAAGTCGTCAAATCCAAAATTTAGAACAAGAGCTTGGTACACAACTGTTTGAGCGTGGTAGCCGACCTTTGCAAACCACCGCTGCTGGACATTTTTTTTATCAGCATGCCACCAAGCTATTGGCCAATGCTGAAGAAATTAAATCGATGACACAGCGGGTTGGTTCTACCGACCGTGTGGTTCGTATCGGCTTTGTCTCTTCTTTGCTCTATGGTTTATTACCACGCATTATTTATTTTTATCGTCAGCAGTACCCACAACTTAAAGTTGAAGTTCTTGAAATCAGTACCAAAGATCAAATTCAAGCCTTAAAAGAAGGCAAGATTGATGTGGGCTTTGGTCGGTTACGGATTTCAGATCCTGCCGTGCGCCGTATTTTATTGCGTGAGGAACGACTGAGTATTGCCGTGCGCAACAGCCACCCTTTATCGCAACATCAACAGGGCATATTTTTGGCCGACATTGCCGATGAATCCCAATTTTTCTATCCAACCACGTCTAAGCCCAATTTCTCTAACCAAGTACAAGCGCTGTATTCTGAGCATGGTTTAGCACCGAAATACACCCAAGAAGTGCGTGATATTCAAGTCGCTTTGGGCTTGGTGGCTGCGGGTGAAGGGATTTGCATTGTTCCTGAAAGTGCCAGCAAAGTACAAATGCCGCATGTGAGCTATATTCCTTTGATGGATGCCGATGCGATCAGCCCGATCTTTCTTGCAATGCGTGGTTTAGAGCCAAGTGATGATATTCGTGCCTTATTTGGCTGTATCTATCAAATCTATGATTTGGAAGGGGTCAAATATGACCGCGAGGCTGTTCGACATTTTTTCTAA
- a CDS encoding nuclear transport factor 2 family protein → MQYPQTAVSIQHWHHMLATGDLSILTTLLAEDVVFRSPVAFKPYVGKAVVTFILTNVIEVFENFKYDREFFTADHQSVVLEFSANVADKQLKGIDMIRFNAEGQIVEFEVMIRSLSGLQALAEQMGQRITQFKG, encoded by the coding sequence ATGCAATATCCACAAACAGCAGTATCGATTCAACATTGGCATCACATGTTAGCAACAGGTGATTTAAGCATTTTAACGACGCTTTTGGCAGAGGATGTGGTATTTCGCTCACCAGTGGCATTTAAGCCTTATGTGGGCAAGGCGGTGGTGACGTTTATTTTAACGAATGTGATTGAGGTATTTGAAAATTTTAAATATGACCGCGAATTTTTTACCGCAGATCATCAAAGCGTAGTGCTTGAGTTTTCCGCCAATGTTGCCGACAAGCAACTGAAAGGGATTGATATGATCCGCTTTAATGCAGAAGGCCAAATCGTTGAGTTTGAAGTGATGATTCGTTCATTGAGTGGCTTACAAGCACTGGCAGAACAGATGGGGCAGCGTATTACCCAGTTTAAGGGTTAA
- a CDS encoding PadR family transcriptional regulator has protein sequence MSLSHALLTSLLEKPSTGIELARRFDRSMGFFWQATHQQIYRELSSMLKNDWISTLEQPDYAGRKKTYQVEALGRQALADWMVKQSSPAQLREELMVRLRAEAQLNSNKMLPELERHLLLHQQNLKIYQQIYAKDFSQACTQDRTLFIHKMILQLGIDLEMGWIKWLEDFIPQLKAFDAQV, from the coding sequence ATGTCTCTCAGTCATGCACTTTTAACCAGTCTTTTAGAAAAACCCAGCACCGGGATCGAACTTGCACGGCGCTTTGATCGTTCGATGGGCTTTTTTTGGCAAGCCACGCATCAACAGATTTATCGTGAATTGAGCAGCATGTTAAAAAATGACTGGATTTCGACCCTTGAGCAGCCCGATTATGCCGGTCGTAAAAAAACCTATCAGGTTGAAGCTTTGGGGCGCCAAGCCTTGGCCGATTGGATGGTCAAACAAAGTTCACCGGCACAGTTACGTGAAGAACTCATGGTCCGTTTACGCGCAGAAGCACAGTTGAACAGCAATAAAATGTTGCCTGAGCTAGAACGTCATTTGCTCCTGCATCAACAAAACCTAAAAATCTATCAGCAGATTTATGCCAAAGATTTTTCTCAAGCCTGTACGCAAGATCGGACCTTGTTTATTCATAAAATGATTTTACAATTGGGCATTGATCTGGAAATGGGCTGGATCAAATGGTTGGAGGACTTTATTCCTCAATTAAAAGCCTTTGATGCCCAAGTTTAA
- a CDS encoding paraquat-inducible protein A — MSQSPLSTQVSSTEASDSAIQAKALAYAELVGCEECDTVYRKVQLAPGERAYCICCGAELYQQSKSFTGLLAVVLTALIVFIIANCFPIVKVELQGNSSQTTLLGAAWTMFQVDRAFVGVLILITTFIVPLLDLLLLIYILSFVGLFKTRPTFLVPALRILSLFRIWGMIEVFLIGVLVTLVKLVGMVTVIPGIALWAFAALSVLMVYIASVKLTSIWDEIDRCLP; from the coding sequence ATGAGCCAATCGCCATTAAGCACGCAAGTTTCATCCACTGAAGCCTCAGATTCAGCGATTCAGGCTAAGGCTTTAGCTTATGCAGAATTGGTGGGCTGTGAGGAATGCGATACTGTTTATCGTAAGGTACAACTGGCACCAGGTGAGCGCGCATATTGTATTTGTTGTGGTGCAGAACTTTATCAACAGAGTAAGTCCTTCACGGGCCTCTTGGCAGTCGTGCTCACGGCACTGATCGTATTTATTATTGCGAACTGCTTTCCAATTGTTAAAGTTGAATTACAAGGGAACAGTTCACAAACCACCTTATTGGGTGCAGCATGGACAATGTTTCAAGTAGATCGCGCCTTCGTTGGGGTATTAATTCTAATCACGACCTTTATTGTTCCGCTTTTGGATTTACTGTTACTTATTTATATTCTTAGCTTTGTGGGACTATTTAAAACTCGCCCCACATTTTTAGTACCGGCACTTCGTATTTTATCGTTATTTAGAATCTGGGGCATGATCGAGGTGTTTCTGATTGGGGTGTTGGTGACATTGGTTAAGTTAGTGGGAATGGTAACCGTGATTCCGGGGATTGCATTGTGGGCTTTTGCCGCCCTGAGTGTACTGATGGTCTATATCGCATCGGTGAAGTTAACCAGTATCTGGGATGAAATCGATAGGTGCCTGCCATGA
- a CDS encoding NADPH-dependent 2,4-dienoyl-CoA reductase — MSSFPHLLTPLDLGFTTLKNRVLMGSMHVGLEEAEHGYERMAAFYAERAQGGVGLIVTGGIAPNDAGVTFAGGSKLDSLAEAEKHKVITQAVHAADGKIALQILHTGRYSYQADNVAPSAIQAPINPVKPHALTSAEVQQTIADFANCAKLAKYAGYDGVEIMGSEGYLINEFIAARTNHRDDEWGGSYENRIRLAVEIVKRTRAEVGEHFIIIYRLSMLDLVEGGSSFDEVVQLAKAIEQAGATILNTGIGWHEARIPTIATKVPRAAFTWVTKKLKGLVNIPLVTSNRINTPEMAEYVLASGDADMVSMARPMLADAEFVKKASEGRSDEINTCIGCNQACLDQIFSMQIASCLVNPRACYETELLFKSADIIKNIAVIGAGPAGLSFATYAAQRGHEVTIFEASHQIGGQFNIAKTIPGKEEFYETLRYFKRQIELYPNIKLCLNQTATYEQLKQAQFDEIVVATGVTPRHLEIEGIDHPKVLSYLEVLRDRITVGEKVAIIGAGGIGFDTAEYLTHSGESGSLNPEKFYDEWGIDREYAQAGGIKAAAVETSPRQVYLLQRKETPVGAGLGKTTGWIHRAGLKQRQVQMLSGVRYDKIDDQGLHITVADKAMLLEVDQVVICAGQVSNTAMFEQLQADGINVHLIGGAKQAGELDAKRAIRQGAELAAVI; from the coding sequence ATGTCAAGTTTTCCGCATTTACTCACCCCATTAGATCTGGGTTTTACCACTTTAAAAAACCGCGTATTGATGGGATCTATGCATGTCGGACTCGAAGAAGCTGAACATGGCTATGAGCGGATGGCCGCTTTTTATGCTGAACGTGCCCAAGGTGGTGTCGGGCTGATTGTGACTGGGGGCATTGCACCGAATGATGCTGGGGTGACTTTTGCTGGTGGTTCAAAACTCGACAGCTTGGCCGAAGCAGAAAAGCATAAAGTCATTACTCAGGCGGTACACGCGGCTGATGGCAAAATTGCGCTACAAATATTACATACTGGACGCTACTCCTATCAAGCAGATAACGTTGCGCCATCTGCAATTCAAGCACCGATTAATCCAGTGAAACCACATGCATTGACCTCTGCTGAAGTCCAACAGACCATTGCTGACTTTGCCAACTGTGCCAAATTAGCCAAGTACGCAGGCTATGATGGCGTTGAAATTATGGGATCAGAAGGCTACCTCATTAACGAGTTTATTGCGGCACGCACCAACCATCGTGATGATGAATGGGGAGGCAGCTATGAAAATCGTATTCGCCTAGCGGTTGAGATTGTGAAACGTACCCGTGCAGAGGTGGGTGAACATTTTATTATTATCTATCGTTTGTCGATGTTGGACTTGGTTGAAGGCGGTTCAAGCTTTGATGAAGTCGTGCAACTGGCCAAGGCGATTGAACAGGCAGGTGCAACGATTTTAAATACCGGGATTGGTTGGCACGAAGCACGTATTCCGACCATTGCCACCAAAGTGCCGCGTGCAGCCTTTACTTGGGTCACTAAAAAACTGAAAGGTTTGGTGAATATTCCACTGGTCACTTCAAACCGGATTAATACCCCTGAAATGGCAGAGTATGTGCTTGCGTCAGGAGATGCCGACATGGTGTCGATGGCACGACCAATGCTTGCCGATGCTGAATTTGTCAAAAAAGCCAGTGAAGGACGCAGTGATGAAATCAATACCTGTATTGGCTGTAACCAAGCCTGTTTAGATCAAATCTTTAGCATGCAAATCGCTTCCTGCTTGGTCAATCCGCGGGCATGCTATGAAACTGAACTGTTATTTAAAAGCGCAGACATCATCAAGAATATTGCGGTGATTGGTGCAGGGCCGGCAGGACTGAGCTTTGCCACCTATGCCGCACAGCGTGGGCATGAGGTCACTATTTTTGAGGCATCTCATCAGATTGGCGGGCAGTTTAACATTGCCAAAACCATTCCGGGCAAAGAAGAGTTCTATGAAACACTGCGCTACTTCAAACGTCAAATTGAGCTTTATCCCAACATCAAGCTTTGTCTCAATCAAACGGCGACGTATGAGCAACTCAAACAAGCGCAATTTGATGAAATCGTTGTCGCGACTGGCGTGACCCCACGTCATTTAGAGATTGAAGGGATCGATCATCCGAAAGTGCTGTCGTATTTAGAGGTATTACGTGATCGCATTACTGTGGGTGAGAAAGTCGCGATTATAGGCGCGGGAGGGATCGGCTTTGATACCGCAGAGTATTTAACTCACAGTGGAGAAAGTGGCAGTCTCAACCCAGAGAAATTCTATGATGAATGGGGAATTGACCGTGAATATGCACAGGCGGGTGGCATTAAAGCGGCCGCAGTAGAAACTTCACCTCGTCAGGTCTATCTATTACAACGTAAAGAAACGCCAGTAGGTGCAGGCCTAGGCAAGACCACAGGGTGGATACACCGTGCAGGACTGAAACAACGTCAGGTGCAAATGCTCTCTGGGGTGCGCTATGACAAGATTGATGATCAAGGCTTACATATTACGGTTGCAGACAAAGCAATGTTGCTTGAGGTCGATCAGGTGGTGATCTGTGCAGGGCAAGTTTCCAATACTGCGATGTTTGAACAACTACAGGCAGATGGCATCAATGTACATTTAATTGGTGGAGCGAAGCAAGCGGGTGAACTTGATGCCAAACGCGCCATTCGTCAAGGTGCTGAACTGGCAGCAGTGATTTAA